The genome window GAGGATTCGTCAATGTTTGAGGGTGAGTTGTGGAGCTTCGGAGGCCGGTACACATGTTACCTGTGGTGGCGCCGCAACTCCGCACGGCGTTACCCACTAAGGTCGACGGGTCCTGATCCCCTGTGAAGGGCCCGTCCCCCTTGGTGCCATTTGGATTGACGCCTTATTGAATATCTTATGGGAGGAGAACGCTGTGAACGTTGTGGTAGCAGGCGGAACGGGATTTATTGGGAGGAGTCTCTGTAAGAGGCTTCTTCTTTGCGGTCACCGTGTGACGATTCTGACGAGGAGACGAACGGAAGTCGAACGCCTGTTTGGGACAATGGTGAAACCAATCGAATGGGATGGCACCTCATCGGGCCGCTGGGAAGAGGCGTTACAAGGAACACAGGCGGTGGTGAACCTCGCCGGGGCCTCGATTGCCGAAGCACGCTGGACGGAGAGCCGAAAGCAGTTGCTCACTCAAAGTAGACTTAATGCGACACGTGCACTTGTCCAAGCCTGCTTCCGTCTGCCGGTGACGCCACAGGTGCTCATAAACGCGTCAGGTATTGGGTTCTATGGCCACCAGGATGATCGGGTGGTCGATGAAGCTAGCCCAGCTGGTAAGGGATTTCTGGCTGATTTATGTGTGCAGTGGGAATCAGCCGCGCAGAAAGCCGCTGCAAAGGGTATTCGAACCGTCTGTCTAAGGACCGGTCTGGTGCTTGGAGACGACGGAGGCGCACTCCCTCGCATGGTCCTGCCGTTCCGGCTTTTCATAGGAGGACCTGCGGGGCCCGGCACTCAGTGGGTCTCGTGGATTCATCGGGATGATTATGCGGGACTCATCGAGTGGACGCTTTCGACACCGAGTGTATCCGGACCCGTTAACGCTGTGGCACCAGAACCAGTCACCATGACGGAATTCTGCAGAACACTCGGTCAGGTGTTGCACAGGCCCTCGTGGATTCCCGTGCCTGAAGTTGTGTTCGGGTTGGCCTTGGGAGAACTTGGATCTCTCATGACAACGGGTCAACGAGTGAAGCCGGCGAAGGCGGAACAAGGGGGATACCGTTTTCAGTATTCGTACCTCACCAAGGCCTTACAGAATATCTTCACCCTGCAGTGACACGAGGTGCCTGTATAATGCGCAGCATCGTTTGGTTCAGGCGCGATCTCAGACTCCACGATAACCCGGCCCTCATGGCAGCCTGCAAGGAGTGCGACGAGATCATTCCCCTCTTCGTGTTTGACGAACCACTCCTGCAATCGCATGAGTTCGGTCCGGCCTGCGTGAACTTCATGCTCGGATGCTTAGAGGACCTCGCGTCCTCGCTCGCCAAGCTGGGGCTTCCTTTCCAATGGCGGCGCGGCACGCAGGGCGAGGAAGTCGTGAATGCGGCGAAGAGTTGGAAGGCCGACATCGTATACTGGAACCGCGACTATGAGCCGGGCGCGATCAAACGAGATCTCATCGTGGCTCAACGACTGGCTAAGCTCGGGGTGATTGTGCGCACGTTCAAGGACCATGTCGTGTTTGAAGCCGAAGAGGTCCGGAGCGCCACTGGCGAACCGCTGCAGCGCTATAGTGCCTATCGGGCGCGCTGGTGGGCCAAGTGGCACGCGGTGAAGCCGCTGCCGTTGCCGGTCCCCTCGACCGTGAAGCGCCCGAAGGCGGACCGGTTGCTGTTACCTCTCCCGCTGCCTTCGGCTTCGGATCTGGGATATGAACTCCTTACGCCATGGATCGGACCGGGGGAATGTCGGGCCCGCAAGCGCCTTGAAGAATTTCTCGCTGGTCCCATTCATCGCTATGTCGACGGCCGAAACCTTCCGGGAATCGACGGAAGCTCCAAGCTCTCTCCCCATTTCCGTTTCGGCACGCTCTCGCCGCGGGACGCGGTTCATGCGGCGCTCGGTACATTAGCGAAAGGCGGGCGCGTCTCGCGCCCTGATATCCTGACCTGGATCGATGAATTGATCTGGCGAGAGTTCTTCCAACAGGTATTGACTGCCTTCCCGCGGGTCGTCGAAGGGCCGTTCCGGTATGCGGCCGTATCTCCTCCACGGGAACGGGACCCTGAGCGGGATCCCTTGTTTCAGGCCTGGTGCGAGGGACGGACGGGCTATCCGATCGTTGATGCCGGCATGCGTCAACTGAATCAGACCGGCTGGATGCACAACCGAGTGCGCATGATCGTGGCGTCATTCCTAATCAAGGATCTTCGGATCGACTGGCAGCGCGGAGAGCGGTATTTCATGAATCACCTTCTCGACGCCGACGTGGCTGCTAACAACGGCAACTGGCAGTGGTGCGCTTCGACCGGGACGGATGCGATGCGCGCGTACCGGATCTTTAACCCCGCGTTGCAGAGCAAAAAGTTCGATCCCGATGGGGCGTATATTCGCCGCTATGTGCCGGAACTGGCGCGGGTGGCCACCCAGCGGATTCATGAGCCCCATGTGATGACTCTCGATGAACAGAGCCGGTCCCATTGTCGCATTGGGGTGGACTACCCCTCGCCGGTTGTGGATCATCGACAGGCTCGCCGGGAATACCTCGGCCTCAGCAAACAGCAGGTAAGGCGGTGACACCCGCCCCGCTTCGCCTCGGAATCAGCCGCTGTCTGCTCGGGGACGAAGTGCGGTTCGACGGCGGCCATAAGCGCGACCATTTTCTGACGGACGTCTTCGGGCGCTATGTGGAGTGGGTGCCCATCTGTCCAGAAGTCGAGGCGGGACTGGGTACGCCCCGGGAAGCC of Nitrospiraceae bacterium contains these proteins:
- a CDS encoding TIGR01777 family oxidoreductase → MNVVVAGGTGFIGRSLCKRLLLCGHRVTILTRRRTEVERLFGTMVKPIEWDGTSSGRWEEALQGTQAVVNLAGASIAEARWTESRKQLLTQSRLNATRALVQACFRLPVTPQVLINASGIGFYGHQDDRVVDEASPAGKGFLADLCVQWESAAQKAAAKGIRTVCLRTGLVLGDDGGALPRMVLPFRLFIGGPAGPGTQWVSWIHRDDYAGLIEWTLSTPSVSGPVNAVAPEPVTMTEFCRTLGQVLHRPSWIPVPEVVFGLALGELGSLMTTGQRVKPAKAEQGGYRFQYSYLTKALQNIFTLQ
- a CDS encoding deoxyribodipyrimidine photo-lyase; translation: MRSIVWFRRDLRLHDNPALMAACKECDEIIPLFVFDEPLLQSHEFGPACVNFMLGCLEDLASSLAKLGLPFQWRRGTQGEEVVNAAKSWKADIVYWNRDYEPGAIKRDLIVAQRLAKLGVIVRTFKDHVVFEAEEVRSATGEPLQRYSAYRARWWAKWHAVKPLPLPVPSTVKRPKADRLLLPLPLPSASDLGYELLTPWIGPGECRARKRLEEFLAGPIHRYVDGRNLPGIDGSSKLSPHFRFGTLSPRDAVHAALGTLAKGGRVSRPDILTWIDELIWREFFQQVLTAFPRVVEGPFRYAAVSPPRERDPERDPLFQAWCEGRTGYPIVDAGMRQLNQTGWMHNRVRMIVASFLIKDLRIDWQRGERYFMNHLLDADVAANNGNWQWCASTGTDAMRAYRIFNPALQSKKFDPDGAYIRRYVPELARVATQRIHEPHVMTLDEQSRSHCRIGVDYPSPVVDHRQARREYLGLSKQQVRR